The Anolis sagrei isolate rAnoSag1 chromosome 10, rAnoSag1.mat, whole genome shotgun sequence genome has a window encoding:
- the VMA21 gene encoding vacuolar ATPase assembly integral membrane protein VMA21, translated as MERYDKAALNALPTLEARSDGSLASTLRTLLFFTALMIMLPIGLYFSSKTYVFEGVFGMTNRDSYFYAAIVAVVAVHVVLALFVYAAWNEGSRQWREGKQD; from the exons ATGGAGCGCTACGACAAAGCGGCGCTGAACGCGCTCCCCACCCTGGAAGCCCG AAGTGACGGTTCCTTGGCCTCCACGCTGAGGACTCTTCTGTTCTTCACGGCTTTGATGATTATGTTGCCCATTGGACTCTATTTTTCCTCAAAGACCTATGTATTCGAAG GCGTCTTTGGCATGACCAACCGGGACAGCTATTTTTACGCCGCCATCGTGGCCGTGGTGGCCGTCCACGTTGTCCTTGCTCTTTTCGTCTACGCGGCGTGGAACGAAGGCTCCCGACAGTGGCGCGAGGGCAAGCAGGA